From a single Trachemys scripta elegans isolate TJP31775 chromosome 17, CAS_Tse_1.0, whole genome shotgun sequence genomic region:
- the LRRC26 gene encoding leucine-rich repeat-containing protein 26: protein MAGWRGPATLLAFLLLCPLPSPCCPAVCRCSSGEVDCSYRALRIVPENLPTNASALWLGYNHIAVLTAHSFRSQQALQNLSLCSNVLASIHSQALAGLGALRELDLSNNYLTVLPAEIVLPLPGLVTLNVGANKLGQLPPEVLEALPCLQELFLHSNALRSLHAGVFPNLPALRSLTLQGNPWACTCEIQPLFLWLMGNGDKIQEENLILCRFPEHLNQYPLLAIGNESFSHCQDSLLHAQDYAFFLLIGPASFVASILICLLLGSLAMAYNHLLNKLCYW, encoded by the exons ATGGCTGGCTGGAGGGGTCCGGCCACTCTCCTGGCCTTTCTCCTCCTGtgcccgctcccctccccctgctgccctgccGTCTGCAGATGCTCCTCTGGGGAAGTGGACTGCAGTTACCGAGCCTTGCGCATTGTGCCCGAAAACCTGCCCACCAACGCCAGTGCCCTGTGGCTGGGCTACAACCACATCGCCGTCCTCACGGCTCACTCCTTCCGCTCGCAGCAGGCGCTGCAGAACCTCAGCTTGTGCAGCAACGTCCTGGCGAGCATCCACAGCCAGGCCTTGGCAGGGCTCGGGGCGCTGCGGGAGCTGGACCTGAGCAACAACTACCTCACCGTGCTCCCGGCCGAGATTGTCCTGCCTCTCCCAGGCTTAGTGACTCTCAACGTGGGGGCCAACAAGCTTGGCCAGCTGCCCCCAGAGGTGCTGGAAGCACTGCCCTGCTTGCAGGAGCTCTTTCTGCACAGCAACGCCCTGAGGTCGCTGCATGCCGGCGTCTTTCCGAACCTGCCGGCCTTGCGCTCCCTGACGCTGCAGGGCAACCCGTGGGCGTGCACCTGTGAAATCCAGCCCCTCTTCCTCTGGCTCATGGGCAACGGGGACAAAATCCAAG AGGAGAATTTGATCCTGTGCAGATTCCCAGAGCACCTCAACCAGTATCCTCTCCTGGCCATTGGCAACGAGTCCTTCAGCCACTGCCAGGACAGCTTGCTGCACGCCCAGGACTACGCCTTCTTCCTGCTCATTGGCCCGGCCTCTTTCGTGGCTAGCATCCTCATCTGCCTCCTACTCGGCTCCCTGGCCATGGCCTATAACCACCTCCTGAACAAACTTTGCTATTGGTGA